A window of Chitinophagales bacterium contains these coding sequences:
- a CDS encoding radical SAM protein, with the protein MKPITPFVLYSDGQGNIFEDTSLYAIGRSGWDAYPVDSGDWIPLPDGGTLYELPERKAIGVDVVSGEMRLCDKGWAVAAFIPPAHTGLYLAAFESAKDAPVLPLFCYTAAGWWDGQFYVTALRIEQDIRQECAGYDDEKIEAGAMHLLKAYPHNRLVKHLMENCCQTYTCPAARNFAMGRWECPVPSSPACNANCIGCISFQPEEESIGSTQDRLHFKPMPEEIIEFTVPHLETAPFPIVSFGQGCEGEPLLMWETIREAIIGMRKHTKKGSININTNGSKPDAVKALCEAGLDSIRVSTNSARKSIYEKYYLPNNYSFEDIVESLKVMREYGGWSSINYFVFPGMTDSVEEYEALRKLIRETGLSMIQWRNFNIDPDWYLGKIGVTETGECLGVKQMMTLIREEFPDLKFGYFNPPMERIKGDFALDFAGGVL; encoded by the coding sequence ATGAAACCGATCACCCCCTTTGTGCTTTATTCTGACGGGCAGGGTAATATCTTCGAAGATACCAGTCTCTATGCCATCGGCCGAAGTGGATGGGATGCCTATCCAGTGGATAGTGGCGACTGGATTCCGCTGCCCGATGGCGGCACCCTGTATGAACTTCCTGAACGCAAGGCGATCGGTGTAGATGTGGTTTCAGGTGAAATGCGACTATGTGATAAGGGATGGGCCGTTGCCGCCTTTATTCCACCGGCACATACCGGCCTGTATCTCGCTGCCTTTGAATCCGCCAAGGATGCCCCCGTACTGCCATTGTTCTGTTATACCGCCGCCGGATGGTGGGATGGACAGTTTTATGTAACCGCCCTTCGCATAGAACAGGATATACGCCAGGAATGTGCCGGCTATGATGACGAAAAGATCGAAGCCGGGGCCATGCACCTGTTAAAAGCATATCCACATAACCGGCTTGTCAAACACCTGATGGAGAACTGTTGCCAGACCTATACCTGTCCGGCCGCCCGAAATTTTGCCATGGGCCGATGGGAATGCCCTGTCCCCTCTTCCCCAGCCTGTAATGCCAACTGCATCGGTTGTATTTCCTTTCAACCGGAAGAAGAATCGATAGGTTCCACGCAGGACCGGCTCCACTTCAAACCCATGCCGGAAGAGATCATCGAATTTACGGTCCCTCACCTGGAAACAGCCCCCTTCCCTATTGTAAGTTTTGGTCAGGGATGCGAAGGCGAACCCCTGTTGATGTGGGAAACCATTCGCGAAGCGATCATTGGTATGCGAAAACACACCAAGAAAGGGAGCATCAATATCAATACCAATGGCTCTAAACCTGACGCCGTCAAAGCACTTTGCGAAGCGGGTCTGGATAGTATTCGGGTGAGCACAAATTCAGCCAGAAAATCGATTTACGAGAAATACTACCTGCCCAACAATTACAGCTTCGAGGATATAGTGGAAAGCCTGAAAGTAATGCGGGAATATGGTGGTTGGTCTTCCATCAATTATTTTGTTTTTCCAGGCATGACCGATTCAGTTGAAGAATATGAAGCCCTGCGAAAACTGATCCGGGAAACCGGACTCTCCATGATCCAATGGAGAAATTTTAATATTGACCCCGACTGGTACCTGGGAAAGATCGGTGTTACTGAAACAGGTGAATGCCTGGGTGTCAAACAAATGATGACCCTGATCCGCGAAGAATTCCCCGATCTAAAATTCGGATATTTTAATCCCCCCATGGAGCGGATTAAGGGGGATTTTGCGTTGGATTTTGCGGGGGGAGTATTGTGA
- the ccsA gene encoding cytochrome c biogenesis protein CcsA, whose protein sequence is MDYTGEHLIPGNLGQFLIVLSFVCSLLASFAYFKATHATDADKKGWLRLARWGFILDAIAVFAIFGLLFFLFYSHRYEYFYVYKNSSNSLEFKYIFSAIWSASEGSFLLWTFWHAVLGLILIRTAGKWEAPVMMTVSLAQWALAAMMLGLYFFDLKIGSSPFALFRNQMPELPLFANENYISRLTDGNDLSPLLQNYWMVIHPPVLFLGFALLIVPFAYSLAGLFTRAYGDWVKPALPWSLIAGGVLGLGIMMGGAWAYESLNFGGYWAWDPVENASLVPWMTLVAGIHTLLIYKHTGRSLRTTHLFFIITYFLIIYSTFLTRSGILGDTSVHSFADLGMNTQLYLFLLGSLWLPVFLVSDGNKRWLAAMVLFVTLVASYFVPLLTLLSFLAAFYFLYIGLKKVPTITQEEESSSREFWMFIGSLVLVISAGYIIVTTSIPVVNKLFAKFMSSGFTMGDDILFAYNRVIIFVAIILGLLTAITQYLKYKKTPRSYFLPRILWPTILSLVLSGLILAFGKVDYYEHGAGFLAAIWFALVSSIYTVVANAAYIWIGVKGKWKNAGASITHLGFGLMLVGILISSSKKQVLSYNTSGIFVPLGEESKEKPGENLTLVRGVPTRMGKYDVTYQSEVKHPQKALWYYNLEFKDSSGQGGFSLRPNAFINHNGNEGLLANPDSKHFWDHDIFTYITSLPDPEKNADTSVFETRHMNLKDTAYYSRGFIVLDSIQTIDTIPLPGFQKGDKAYIATLKVQPQQGDSYTSRPILVEASAGRLSNPDTVVMENLILRLEKNEGGHADIGLKESNSAMQYVTLKAYRFPFINVLWLGTVLMVIGFIISGINRIRAKKG, encoded by the coding sequence ATGGATTATACTGGTGAACACCTGATCCCCGGAAACCTGGGGCAGTTTCTGATCGTGCTGTCATTTGTTTGTTCCCTGCTGGCCTCCTTTGCCTATTTTAAAGCCACCCATGCCACCGATGCAGATAAAAAGGGGTGGTTGCGATTGGCTCGTTGGGGTTTTATTCTGGATGCTATTGCGGTTTTTGCCATCTTTGGTCTTCTCTTTTTTCTGTTCTACTCTCATCGCTACGAATATTTTTATGTGTATAAGAATTCGAGTAACAGTCTTGAATTCAAATACATCTTTAGCGCCATCTGGAGTGCATCCGAAGGCAGTTTTTTATTATGGACCTTCTGGCATGCGGTGTTGGGTTTGATCCTCATCCGTACTGCCGGTAAATGGGAGGCACCGGTGATGATGACGGTTTCCCTGGCACAATGGGCTTTGGCCGCCATGATGCTTGGCCTCTACTTTTTCGACCTGAAAATCGGGAGTTCACCTTTTGCGCTCTTTCGAAACCAGATGCCGGAACTTCCTCTTTTTGCAAACGAAAATTATATATCACGCCTCACCGATGGGAATGACCTCTCTCCGTTGTTACAGAATTACTGGATGGTGATCCACCCTCCGGTGCTCTTTCTTGGTTTTGCTTTATTGATCGTTCCATTTGCCTATAGTTTGGCCGGGCTCTTTACACGTGCATATGGTGATTGGGTAAAACCAGCCCTGCCCTGGTCGTTGATCGCCGGAGGAGTGCTTGGTTTAGGCATCATGATGGGAGGCGCCTGGGCCTATGAGTCATTGAATTTCGGAGGGTATTGGGCCTGGGACCCGGTAGAAAATGCCTCCCTGGTTCCCTGGATGACCCTGGTGGCAGGAATCCATACCCTGCTTATTTATAAACATACCGGGCGATCCTTACGCACCACGCATTTGTTTTTTATCATCACTTATTTTCTGATCATCTATTCTACCTTCCTTACCCGGAGTGGGATATTAGGCGATACCTCGGTACACTCTTTTGCAGATCTGGGAATGAATACCCAACTCTACCTTTTCCTTTTGGGTTCGCTCTGGCTTCCCGTATTTCTTGTATCGGATGGCAACAAAAGATGGTTGGCAGCGATGGTTTTGTTCGTAACATTAGTGGCCAGTTATTTTGTCCCCTTGTTGACACTGCTATCATTCTTAGCGGCCTTTTATTTTCTCTATATCGGTTTAAAAAAGGTGCCTACCATTACCCAGGAAGAAGAAAGTTCCTCCCGGGAGTTCTGGATGTTTATCGGATCACTGGTGCTGGTGATCAGTGCCGGGTACATCATTGTCACCACCAGCATTCCGGTGGTAAACAAACTGTTCGCCAAATTCATGAGCAGTGGATTTACCATGGGCGATGATATCCTCTTTGCCTATAACCGGGTGATCATTTTTGTGGCCATCATCCTTGGCTTACTTACCGCCATTACCCAATATTTAAAGTATAAGAAAACACCACGTTCTTATTTTTTACCCAGGATATTATGGCCTACCATTCTTTCCCTTGTTCTGTCAGGGTTGATCCTGGCTTTTGGGAAAGTGGACTATTATGAACATGGTGCCGGTTTTCTGGCTGCTATTTGGTTTGCATTGGTGAGCAGTATATACACCGTGGTGGCTAATGCGGCATATATCTGGATCGGTGTGAAAGGGAAATGGAAAAATGCCGGAGCTTCCATCACCCACCTGGGATTTGGTCTGATGCTGGTGGGCATTCTTATTTCTTCATCCAAGAAGCAGGTGTTATCCTACAATACAAGTGGCATTTTTGTGCCGCTGGGAGAGGAGAGTAAAGAAAAACCGGGAGAGAACCTGACCCTGGTAAGGGGTGTTCCAACCCGGATGGGTAAATATGATGTGACCTACCAATCGGAAGTGAAACATCCCCAAAAAGCGCTCTGGTATTACAATCTAGAATTTAAAGACAGCTCTGGTCAAGGTGGATTCAGCCTTCGGCCCAATGCGTTCATCAACCACAACGGCAATGAGGGCTTGCTGGCCAACCCGGATTCCAAGCATTTTTGGGACCATGATATTTTTACTTACATAACCTCCCTGCCTGATCCGGAAAAGAATGCCGATACATCGGTATTCGAAACAAGGCATATGAACCTAAAGGATACAGCTTATTATTCCCGTGGGTTCATTGTATTGGATAGCATTCAGACCATAGATACTATTCCACTTCCGGGCTTTCAGAAAGGGGATAAGGCCTATATCGCCACGTTAAAAGTGCAACCACAGCAGGGAGATTCTTATACTTCCCGGCCGATTTTGGTGGAAGCCAGTGCCGGACGATTGTCTAACCCCGACACTGTAGTGATGGAGAACCTCATTCTACGCCTGGAAAAAAATGAAGGGGGACATGCGGATATTGGTCTGAAGGAGTCCAATTCGGCCATGCAATATGTGACCTTAAAGGCCTATCGGTTTCCCTTTATCAATGTACTGTGGCTGGGTACCGTCCTGATGGTCATTGGCTTCATTATCAGTGGGATAAACCGGATCAGGGCAAAAAAGGGTTAA
- a CDS encoding DMT family transporter, whose amino-acid sequence MPPLKENKSLYGALLAILATIIWSGNFVIARGVIKDIPPVTLSFYRWLTATVILLPFAYKYFFKEWRLVWKYPILFFLAAAFGISLFNTFVYVAGHHTSAVNMALIGTTSSPVMSVVLARIFLKEKVTTLRVTGMLVCILGILLLLSKGHLENILTLSFTEGDYWMLAAAFCFAVYNICARKRPPEMNPVNFLFTVFAIGTLILLPAYIMEYKSQGGIVVNWANTGAILYLGLGASVICFLLWNIAIHHLGAGRTSLFGNLIPVFSTLEAVWLLGEKVQWLHVISFALVVLGLIIANTSRKHFPSRSAKL is encoded by the coding sequence ATGCCCCCTCTAAAAGAAAATAAATCTCTCTACGGTGCGCTGCTGGCGATTCTTGCCACCATCATCTGGTCGGGGAATTTTGTGATCGCAAGAGGGGTAATCAAGGATATTCCTCCTGTAACACTTTCCTTTTATCGATGGTTAACGGCAACAGTCATCCTTCTTCCTTTTGCCTACAAATATTTTTTTAAAGAATGGAGGTTGGTCTGGAAATATCCCATTCTGTTTTTTTTAGCCGCCGCTTTTGGCATCAGTCTATTCAACACCTTTGTCTATGTGGCCGGTCACCATACCAGTGCCGTAAATATGGCGCTGATCGGAACCACTTCTTCACCGGTGATGTCAGTTGTGCTGGCACGTATATTTTTAAAAGAAAAGGTCACCACCCTGCGTGTCACCGGTATGCTTGTCTGTATTCTGGGTATCCTGCTCCTGTTGAGTAAAGGACATCTCGAAAATATCCTGACCCTATCATTTACCGAAGGGGATTACTGGATGCTTGCCGCCGCCTTTTGTTTTGCGGTGTATAATATCTGCGCCCGTAAAAGACCTCCGGAAATGAACCCTGTCAATTTTCTGTTCACCGTTTTCGCCATTGGTACTTTGATCTTGCTACCAGCCTATATCATGGAATATAAAAGCCAGGGTGGAATCGTCGTTAACTGGGCCAATACCGGGGCCATCCTCTATCTCGGACTGGGAGCTTCGGTCATCTGTTTCCTCCTTTGGAATATCGCCATCCATCATCTGGGTGCCGGACGCACCTCGCTATTTGGTAATCTTATTCCTGTCTTTAGCACACTCGAAGCAGTTTGGCTGCTGGGGGAAAAGGTACAATGGCTTCATGTGATCAGTTTTGCCCTGGTGGTACTCGGATTGATCATCGCCAACACCTCCCGAAAGCATTTTCCCTCCCGATCAGCCAAACTTTAA
- a CDS encoding agmatinase family protein: MTDLSQFDPNKVGNPKNNIFGLPFTEEDAQLIILPVPWEVTVSYGAGTSRAPDHVLSASLQVDLFDWDGPEIWKKGFHMLETDRKLLMKSDYLRKEAELYIDYISEGEDVNNNQFMCKTLKEVNEGSLFLNDWVYNRTKSLMAAGKQVGLLGGDHSICLGYLRALAETHSEFAILQIDAHCDLRESYMGFKYSHASIIYNILKEIPQVERVVQVGIRDYSEAEWHYIFNSNYRVVTYFDRELKDRIYDGQSWREIAEEIVEKLPQKVYISFDVDGLDPKLCPNTGTPVPGGMEAEQVFYLFKKIVQSGRTIIGFDLNETGVGENNWDANVSARLLFKLCNILASAKA, from the coding sequence ATGACAGACCTCTCTCAATTCGACCCCAACAAAGTGGGGAACCCTAAGAATAACATATTCGGTCTCCCCTTCACGGAAGAAGATGCCCAACTGATCATTTTACCCGTTCCCTGGGAAGTGACCGTAAGCTATGGTGCAGGAACTTCCCGAGCCCCTGATCATGTCTTATCCGCCAGTTTGCAAGTGGATCTGTTTGATTGGGATGGACCTGAAATTTGGAAAAAAGGGTTCCACATGCTCGAAACTGACCGGAAGTTGTTGATGAAAAGTGACTACCTGCGCAAAGAAGCCGAACTCTACATTGATTATATCTCTGAAGGGGAAGACGTGAACAATAACCAATTCATGTGCAAAACCCTGAAGGAAGTAAATGAAGGAAGCCTTTTTTTAAATGATTGGGTCTATAACCGTACCAAGTCGCTGATGGCCGCCGGCAAACAGGTAGGCTTGCTGGGAGGTGACCATAGTATTTGCCTGGGCTACCTTCGGGCCCTTGCGGAAACACATTCCGAATTCGCTATCCTGCAGATAGATGCCCATTGTGACCTACGTGAATCCTATATGGGATTTAAATATTCACATGCAAGCATCATTTACAATATTCTCAAGGAAATCCCACAGGTAGAACGTGTAGTGCAGGTTGGTATCCGTGACTATAGTGAGGCGGAATGGCACTATATTTTTAATAGCAATTACCGTGTGGTCACCTATTTTGACCGTGAACTGAAAGACAGGATCTATGACGGACAAAGCTGGCGTGAGATCGCTGAAGAGATCGTAGAAAAATTGCCACAGAAAGTCTACATCAGTTTTGATGTGGATGGTCTTGATCCTAAACTATGCCCCAATACCGGAACCCCGGTTCCCGGAGGTATGGAAGCAGAACAGGTATTTTATCTGTTTAAAAAGATCGTACAAAGTGGCCGGACCATCATCGGCTTCGACCTGAATGAAACAGGCGTTGGCGAAAATAATTGGGATGCAAATGTGAGCGCCAGGTTGTTGTTTAAATTATGTAATATTTTGGCGTCGGCGAAGGCGTGA
- a CDS encoding DUF4294 domain-containing protein: protein MSYTENEMVWVSKMSDKELEKFIREWTRLRNAVYVTYPYARTAGVLMNDINAKLEGISSKKERKKYIKSREKELKDQFADPLSNLSVYQGKILMKLINRQTGNNCYEIVKEFRGGVTARLYQTVAFFFGSSLKQGWDLKDKVDWQIESIVREIDATWYNTPYRQAVKN from the coding sequence ATGAGTTATACGGAAAATGAAATGGTATGGGTGTCCAAAATGTCTGACAAGGAACTGGAAAAGTTCATTCGCGAATGGACCCGCTTACGCAATGCCGTTTATGTAACCTACCCATATGCCAGGACTGCCGGCGTGTTGATGAATGATATCAATGCGAAATTGGAGGGAATAAGTTCCAAAAAAGAAAGAAAGAAATACATCAAGTCGCGCGAAAAAGAGTTAAAGGATCAGTTTGCCGATCCGCTTTCGAATTTATCCGTTTACCAAGGAAAGATCCTGATGAAACTGATCAATCGCCAAACCGGGAATAACTGCTACGAGATCGTCAAGGAATTCAGGGGTGGCGTAACAGCCCGACTGTATCAAACCGTTGCCTTCTTCTTTGGGAGTAGCCTGAAGCAGGGTTGGGACCTGAAGGATAAAGTGGATTGGCAGATCGAAAGCATTGTCCGGGAGATTGATGCCACCTGGTATAATACGCCGTACAGACAGGCGGTGAAAAATTAG
- a CDS encoding cytochrome c maturation protein CcmE — translation MKKTHIIILVLIVGAIAVLISLLPTLSTYETVASAREKQGKYVHLIAKLDKAQPVEYDAINNPNYLSFMAIDSLGQSVKVVYNNAKPENLEHSERLVLKGKMENDHFACQEILMKCPSKYTDDPARVQESVNKKLQSN, via the coding sequence ATGAAGAAGACCCATATAATCATCCTGGTACTCATTGTAGGAGCCATTGCCGTGTTGATCAGTCTGTTGCCCACGCTGAGCACCTATGAAACCGTTGCTTCCGCCCGGGAAAAGCAAGGAAAATACGTTCACCTGATCGCTAAGTTGGATAAAGCGCAACCTGTGGAGTATGATGCCATCAATAACCCAAATTACCTGAGTTTCATGGCCATCGATTCCCTGGGTCAGTCGGTAAAAGTGGTGTACAACAATGCCAAACCCGAAAATCTGGAGCACAGTGAACGGCTGGTCTTAAAAGGGAAAATGGAAAATGATCATTTTGCCTGCCAGGAGATCCTGATGAAATGTCCTTCCAAGTATACTGATGACCCCGCCCGTGTTCAGGAAAGTGTCAATAAAAAACTGCAATCAAACTAA